GGCTCGAACTGGAGGCTCAGGAGGAACTCCGTAAGCGCCTTATGAGCGACATAGCCCATGAACTGCGGAATCCCGTTACGATAATCAAATCACACCTTGAGGCGTTTGAGGACGGAGTATGGGAGTCGACGCCCGAGCGTGTGAAGCTGACAGTTGACGAAATCGACAGACTTTCGAATTTGATCACAGAGGTAGAGAGCCTTATGTCGATAGAGAACGCCGGAAACAACATCTCACTCTCGACTGTGGATCTCTCTGAAGAGCTTGAAAATATTGCTCTCTCGTTTGACCCGCTCTTCGACAACAAATCTGTTTCGCTCTCAAGAGACATAGAGCAGGATGTTTATATAGCGGTTGACGTAGTCAAAATACGGCAGGTGGTTGAGAATCTGCTTTCAAATGCGCTGAGATATACCGACGTTGGGGGGAGCGTGACCATTTCATTGAGACGCGGCGGCGGTAATGTCGAAATCTCAGTTGCAGACAGCGGAATAGGCATATCTGGGAAAGACATTCCCTATATATTCGAACGCTTCTACCGCGCGGATAAATCACGTGCCAGAAAGAGCGGCGGCATGGGGATAGGACTTGCGATAGTAAAGGCCGCCGTTGAGGCACACGGCGGAAATATCAGTGTAGACAGCAAAGAGGGAGCAGGCAGCAGATTTACAGTTACGATACCTGTATCCCTTACGCATGCATGATAAAGGCGGGGGTGTAATAGATATTGAAAAAGTATTTTTTTGCAATCACAATAGCGGTCCAACTGTTGTTTGCAGGAGCATCTTTTGCGGCAGAGCCCCTGACTTTGGACTACTGCATAAAGACTGCGCTCGAGAAACATCCGGATCTGGTCGTGGCAGCAAGGAAGATAGATTCCAGGAAGGCTGCTGTCGGCGAGGCTGTAGCTGACGGACGTCCTCAGCTTAGCGCCGGGGCGAATTACTCAAGGAACGGCAACAGCGATGAAGATAGCGACAATGGGTCGTACAAAACGGACGTTACACTTGAACAGTCGATCTATGACTGGGGCCGGCGGAATTTGTCAGTATCAGGAGCGAAGCTTGATACAGATGCTGCAGTCTCCGATTACATGGCAGCACGTGATCAGGTGGTGTCAAATGTACGTGAGTCCTACTACGGGCTTAATAAATCGATCCGGGATAATGAAGTTGCCAGGACAAGATACGCCAACTATAAAAAAAGGCTTAGCTGGGCCAAGTCCTATTACAGTGCCGGCACTAAGGCTAAGATAGAGGTAACAAAGGCCGAATCTGACCTTGCAAGCGCGAAACTTACACTTGTCAAGACAGTATCATCTATTGAGCAGTACAAGGCATCTCTTGCATCCGCAATGGGAGTGCCGATGCTTCAAATAAGCGGTATAGCAGATGAGCTGGGGTATATTGATTGGAACATAAGCATGGAAGATGCGCTGAAAAAAGCCGATGAAAACAGGCCGGAGCTCATAGCGCAGAAGAAGAGGGTCGAGTCGGCGAAGGCTCGGCTCGAGCTTCAGAAAAAAGGCCTCTCTCCGAATTTAACAGGAACGGCAGGA
Above is a window of Synergistaceae bacterium DNA encoding:
- a CDS encoding TolC family protein codes for the protein MKKYFFAITIAVQLLFAGASFAAEPLTLDYCIKTALEKHPDLVVAARKIDSRKAAVGEAVADGRPQLSAGANYSRNGNSDEDSDNGSYKTDVTLEQSIYDWGRRNLSVSGAKLDTDAAVSDYMAARDQVVSNVRESYYGLNKSIRDNEVARTRYANYKKRLSWAKSYYSAGTKAKIEVTKAESDLASAKLTLVKTVSSIEQYKASLASAMGVPMLQISGIADELGYIDWNISMEDALKKADENRPELIAQKKRVESAKARLELQKKGLSPNLTGTAGYSIYGSAPADTSEWTAKVAVSIPLSDGGLTRSKVQGAAADLAQAGAEMESLSNSVVLEVRKAVEALIEAKESFAASGEAERQAKETLDLALERYRAGVGNSLEISDAVESYATAQTNTVQSLYDCRKARLDLEKAMGGLN